Genomic DNA from Oncorhynchus mykiss isolate Arlee chromosome 2, USDA_OmykA_1.1, whole genome shotgun sequence:
GTCCAGACAATGCTCAAAGGAAATGGGGACCAGCCACAGAATATTCAGGTGGGTATTTAAGGATTAACAGTTGATATTGTGAGGTAACTAACTTCAGTTGTTTGTATTCTGTGGTATCTCTAgttatttcttcttttttttatacAGAACTGTCACTCCAATAATACTGGTGTTTTCCTTCGCTAAGTAGGTTGACATGCAGGTGGCCCTGCCACCTGAGGACACAGATGGAGCCTTGCTGTCTGAGAACCGAGATGGGGACTTGCCATCGGAGGACAGAGATGAGAATCTGGATCTGACTGGCTCTTTGGAGATGAGGGTGACTGTAGACCAGCCACCAAGACCAGGAGGAAGTGGCATGTCCCTGGTGAGGGGGAAAAATGAGGGGAAcaaaggaacagaggagagaaagaaagtaacTAAGGTGGTGTTGGACAGTGAGATGGACTGTGCACGAAGCCAGGAGGACAATGGCCTGTCCTCACAGGAGaatgaggaaggagaggagagaaagggaaagttCCTAGGTGGTGAACAACAGGAGaatgaggaaggagaggagagaaagggacagtTCCTAGGTGGTGAACAACAGGAGAATGGTGCTGAGCAGCGGGCCTCTATTGAGGTGACAATATACTCTATAGAGCCTGAGGACTCTGAAAGCCCAACCTCTcagatagacagaggagagaagactGAGGTCGCTGCAGATGGGTGTGAGGGGGAGGGTGATGTGTGTGAGATGGAGGGTGAAGAGACAGATGAGGAAGATAGACGGACAGAGAGTGACTCTGAATTTGACCCAGAAGCTGAGGAAGAGGGACTGCGAGAGAGTGACTCTGAATTTGACCCAGAAGAGGAGAAACCAAcaagtaggagaggaagaggcaggGGAAGGGGTAGGGGGAAAGGGAGAAGCAGAGGAAGGCAATTGCAGCAgcctacaggagggactggtttgGATGAGTCTGCTGAAGACTCTGATGGATCACCTTCATCATCACCCCAGAGAGACCAGCAGGACCAGGAGTCGTTCAGCGGTGCTGCTGGAGAACTGGGCTCCGGGGACCTTGTCAGCATCCGGCAGAAATTCAAATACTCTAAAAAACACCACATGGTCCTCTGTCCTGAATGTGGCGTCCTGTACACCACCAGGCTGAAACACCATAAGTGTGAACACAAGTTCATGGTCCGCTGTCCAGACTGTGGGCAGGGTTGTGCGAGTGAACTGCGCCTCAAGCAACACCGGAGGCTACACCGTCAGGACCTTAAGTTTCCCTGTAAGTTCTGCCTCCAATCCTTCAGGACGCGGCCGGACAAGCTGACCCACGAGAAGACCCACAGATTCAAAAGATTAAAAGGTCACAGATGCTACAGCTGCTCAGAGTGCCCACTGAGCTTTGACAACATCCTCATACGGAATCGCCATCTCAGAGAGCACGAGTCCAAGAGACACATCTGTCACACATGTTACAAGGAATTCAACAAGGGTCACCTCCTGGAGAGGCACGCACTGTCCCACAGTGACGACAAGCCCTTCAAGTGCCAGGTCTGGAGGGAGGGGCAGGGTTTCAATTACATTCAACTGAAGTGTCAGTTTCAATTACTTATTTTAAAGAGGGCTATttactgtaaataaaataaaaacgttaAATTTTTATTTAAATCCAAAGTATTGTATTTACATGGTCCATGTTGCCCTTCCCTGTGTGTCAGGTGTGCCAGCGTGCCTTTGCCCAGCTCAGCCAGCTGAAGTCCCACCTGCGCGTCCACACTGGGGAGAGGCCCTTCCAATGCCAGCACTGCGACAAGAGCTTCAACCACAACGTCAGCCTCAAGAACCACATCAGACGCTACCACAGTCCAGACTCAGGGCTGGACCCTGATGGAGGCACAGAAGTTGGGGGacagggggggaggagggaaacAGATGGCAGGACTgggcaggagggaggggaggtgaaaTCGAGGAAGCCTCGGCAGCAGGTAGAGCTTACCTTTATGACTGAGTGGGAGATGtgggcaggaggagagggagcaaagagagtggaggagaaacCGAGGAAGAGGAAACGCCAGTGCAATGATGATcctgtattcattagtgcacactgtagcaaaacatttttgtAACCGAAAATGAAAACAAGTGtttgttattggacaagttcaggtactGCCTCTCCATTTTGGCCCGTTTGCTTCTGATTTATTCCTAGTGAATGacgttttttttattgaacctttatttaactaggcaagtcagttaagaacaaattattatttacaatgacggcctaccccagccaaactctAACGacactgtgggactcccaatcatggccggttgtgatacagcctggaatcgaaccagggtctgtagtgatgcctttagcactgagatgcagtgccttagaccgttgcttCACTCGGGAGTCCCAAGACTAAGAGCAGGAAACATCTCCTGGCACTAGAATTTGTTATCCTCATGTTCTGTCTTTGAACTTAGAACTTTTTGGGATTCCCAGAACCtgattgaagaatctaaaatatatttagatttgttaaactctattttggttactgcatgattccatatgtgttatttaatagttctattctacaatgtagaaaatagtgcaaataaagaaaaacccttgaattagtagttgtgtcccaacttttgaatggtagtgtacagtatcagtcagaagtttggacacacctacacagttATGGTTCAACACATTGCACATTAAATGTGTAACGTTGCCCTAAACTGCCGTTTCTGTACTCTATATGGTGTCATGATCACCACTGATCACACCTAGTTTGTGTGATGTTTCATATACGCTAATGGCAGGTAATGCACCAGGATCTAGTTTTGAATGCACCAGTATCAGATTTTTCAACCCAGGTACCTAGCAACATATGGGCCTCGGAAATACTGCACCCCAGCTTAACACTTTGATCATTATTAAATATCATATTCCATTAATGTAAAGCTAAAAATATAAGAGAAGTCTCAGTCGGAGTTAGATAACCATGGAAGAATGAATAAGCAAAGTCGGGTAAAGTATAAGAAGATCACCATTTAACACATTCACAGTGTCTTTTCCGGGCCTTGGCAGTCAGATTACTGGGGAAATGTGACGAGCAgtgctacatacagtggggcaaaaaaatatttagtcagccaccaattgtgcaagttctcccacttaaaaagatgagaggcctgtaattttcatcataggtacacttcaactatgacagacaaaatgagagagaaaaaaaatcctgaaaatcacattgtatttatttgcaaatgatggtggaaaataagtatttggtcaataataaaagtttatctcaatactttgttatataacctttgttggcaatgacagaggtcaaacgttttctgtaagtcttcacaaggtttccacacactgttgctggtattttggcccatttctctatgcagatctcctctagagcaatgatgttttggggctgttgctgggcaacacagactttcaactccctccaaagattttctatggggttgagatctggagactggctaggccactccaggactttgggatcattgtcatgctgaaagacccagccacatttcatcttcaatacccttgctgatggaaggaggttttccctCAAactctcatgatacatggccccattcattctttcctttacacggttcagtcgtcctggtccctttgcagaaaaacagccccaaagcatgatgtttccacccccatgcttcacagtaggtatggtgttctttggatgcaactcagcattctttgtcctccaaacacgacgagttgagtttttaccaaaaagttccattttggtttcatctgaccgtatgacattctcccaatcttcttctggatcatccaaatgctctctagcaaacttcagacgggcctggacatgtactggcttaagcaggggacacgtctggcactgcaggatttgagtccctggcggcgtagtgtgttactgatggtaggctttgttactttggtcccagctctctgcaggtcattcactaggttcccccgtgtggttctgggatttttgctcaccgttcttgtgataattttgaccccacggggtgagattatcagtggtcttgtatgtcttccatttcctaataattgctccaacagttgatttcttcaaaccaagctgcttacctattgcagattcagtcttcccagcctggtgcaggtctacaattttgtttctggtgtcctttgacagctctttggtcttggccatagtggagtttggagtgtgactgtttgaggttgtggacaggtgtcttttatactgataacaagttcaaacaggtgccattaatacaggtaacgaggggaggacagaggagcctcttaaagaagaagttacaggtctgtgagagccagaaatcttgcttgtttgtaggtgaccaaatacttattttccaccatcatttgcaaataaattcattaacaatcctacaatgtgatattctggattttttttctcattttgtctgccatagttgaagtgtacctatgaggaaaattacaggcctctcatctttttaagtgggagaacttgcacaattggtggctgactaaatactagaTATATATACTAGATAATAGATATGCTGATGACGTTCTGTTATTCCTTAAAGACCCAGGCTCAAGTGTACCTAGATTGATGGATGTTTTACAAACATTTGGAACATATTCAGGGTATGTGCTTAACGTACACAAGACCCAAGCCCTAATATATAATTATACCCCACAGGAAGAGCTGAAGAGCAGGTGTAACTTCACCTGGACCTCTTCATCCATTAAATATCTGGGAGTATATCTACCAAAAGATATACCTAAACTTTATTGCATGAATTACGATCACATCAACAAGAAAATATATGATGACCTAGACAGGGGGAATTCACTTCCCTTAGATCTTAGTAGTAGAATTGAAACAATCAAAATGAACATCCTGCCAAGGTTACTGTATTTGTTCCAATCACTGCCCATAGAAATCCCACCTAAACAGTTTAGGGAATGGGATAAATGGATATCAAGGTTTATCTGGAACAGTAAGAGACCAAGAACTAgatatacaacattacagttaccaAAAAACTGTGGGGGTATGGCCTTACCAAACCTAAAAGAGTATTATGCGTCAGACCAATTGAGACCTCTGGTGTGTTGGTGCAATTCAGAATACGAATCCAAATGGAAAGACATCAAGACTACTTTGACAGAGATACCCATTCAGTCAGTTTTGGGAAATAAGGACATGGTAAAATAAATAGACAATAGACAAAATCAGTGGATTAATTTATCTCTGAAGACATGGTTTAGGGTAGTTAAGCGAAATAATTTAGACAGAGAGATCAAACTGCTGAGTTGGCCCGCATACTTATCCCTGCAACTCAGGACAGCAGATTTAAACAATGGACGCAGAAAGGCATCACACCATTCAGTACAATTATAAGAAAGGGGAACCTAGATAACTTCCAGGACCTAAGTAAAAAACATGGCTTGGATAAACAAGATTTTTACAGATACCTACAAGTTCGACACTATTTCTTAAGGGAGATAAAAGTGACTGACCCTCGAGCACCTCCAAAATTAATCCAAGTATTCACTAACGCATAAAACTTGGGGAGTAACAAAAAAACGATTTCAAATCTCTACTTGGGTATTGAATCCTCAAAGAAAcattatataaactatattcaaAATAAATGGGAGGAGGAACTTAACATTGAAGTAACTGATGAAATATGGTTGAATATATTAGAGACTCAACAAAGCTCCACCAACTTGAGGTCATGGAGAGAATTCTGTTGGAAGAATGTTATACGTTTGTTCATAACACCTAAACTGAAATTAAAACAGACGGGCTCCCTACACCCTTGTTGGAGAGAATGCGGCCTATTGAGGGCGGAACACTCTCATATCTTTTGGACTTGCCCTGCAATCGGGAGAATGGGGAGAAATAAGATCTAACATTGGAAAAATAATGTAATTTGACATAGAACAAACATGAATTTCTTTGTACTTGGGTGAAATACCTGATAACTTACATCATAGAGAAAAGTACCTCTTGAAGGTCCTACTGGCAGCCAGTAAAAAGGCTATCACTAGGAAATGGCTACAAAAAGACCCTCCCACAGTGACACAATGGATAGACTTTGTTGAAGAAATACACCACATGGAGCGTATGACCTTTGCTTTAAGAACTCAACAGGAGAGAGGTCAAGAATACTGGGGAAACTGGGTTTCGTACTTGGAAAAGGTCTAATTCAAAGATGTCAATGTAACTCATATGATGATATGATGATGAAGGTATGAAGTGCACTGTAACTACCAGATATTTGTTTTTGTAAAAGAAAATTTGTACTCTTTGTGTTCCTA
This window encodes:
- the LOC110535783 gene encoding zinc finger protein 697 isoform X2, whose amino-acid sequence is MANNNIIFTPFLPLKKKPDRDSEWRKLKDKSRNRINIGEAFTRWRNLKEDKSMPTDAEVALFLLDRLAAPPPQPAAPPPSPEDIIVNIDCLLQLFQRCEQCRRESVIQTQGDRTCLSVTQHCQSCNHRRTWASNASTVQTMLKGNGDQPQNIQVDMQVALPPEDTDGALLSENRDGDLPSEDRDENLDLTGSLEMRVTVDQPPRPGGSGMSLVRGKNEGNKGTEERKKVTKVVLDSEMDCARSQEDNGLSSQENEEGEERKGKFLGGEQQENGAEQRASIEVTIYSIEPEDSESPTSQIDRGEKTEVAADGCEGEGDVCEMEGEETDEEDRRTESDSEFDPEAEEEGLRESDSEFDPEEEKPTSRRGRGRGRGRGKGRSRGRQLQQPTGGTGLDESAEDSDGSPSSSPQRDQQDQESFSGAAGELGSGDLVSIRQKFKYSKKHHMVLCPECGVLYTTRLKHHKCEHKFMVRCPDCGQGCASELRLKQHRRLHRQDLKFPCKFCLQSFRTRPDKLTHEKTHRFKRLKGHRCYSCSECPLSFDNILIRNRHLREHESKRHICHTCYKEFNKGHLLERHALSHSDDKPFKCQVCQRAFAQLSQLKSHLRVHTGERPFQCQHCDKSFNHNVSLKNHIRRYHSPDSGLDPDGGTEVGGQGGRRETDGRTGQEGGEVKSRKPRQQVELTFMTEWEMWAGGEGAKRVEEKPRKRKRQCNDDPVFISAHCSKTFL
- the LOC110535783 gene encoding zinc finger and SCAN domain-containing protein 2 isoform X1 — encoded protein: MANNNIIFTPFLPLKKKPDRDSEWRKLKDKSRNRINIGEAFTRWRNLKEDKSMPTDAEVALFLLDRLAAPPPQPAAPPPSPEDIIVNIDCLLQLFQRCEQCRRESVIQTQGDRTCLSVTQHCQSCNHRRTWASNASTVQTMLKGNGDQPQNIQVDMQVALPPEDTDGALLSENRDGDLPSEDRDENLDLTGSLEMRVTVDQPPRPGGSGMSLVRGKNEGNKGTEERKKVTKVVLDSEMDCARSQEDNGLSSQENEEGEERKGKFLGGEQQENEEGEERKGQFLGGEQQENGAEQRASIEVTIYSIEPEDSESPTSQIDRGEKTEVAADGCEGEGDVCEMEGEETDEEDRRTESDSEFDPEAEEEGLRESDSEFDPEEEKPTSRRGRGRGRGRGKGRSRGRQLQQPTGGTGLDESAEDSDGSPSSSPQRDQQDQESFSGAAGELGSGDLVSIRQKFKYSKKHHMVLCPECGVLYTTRLKHHKCEHKFMVRCPDCGQGCASELRLKQHRRLHRQDLKFPCKFCLQSFRTRPDKLTHEKTHRFKRLKGHRCYSCSECPLSFDNILIRNRHLREHESKRHICHTCYKEFNKGHLLERHALSHSDDKPFKCQVCQRAFAQLSQLKSHLRVHTGERPFQCQHCDKSFNHNVSLKNHIRRYHSPDSGLDPDGGTEVGGQGGRRETDGRTGQEGGEVKSRKPRQQVELTFMTEWEMWAGGEGAKRVEEKPRKRKRQCNDDPVFISAHCSKTFL
- the LOC110535783 gene encoding zinc finger and SCAN domain-containing protein 2 isoform X3, producing the protein MQVALPPEDTDGALLSENRDGDLPSEDRDENLDLTGSLEMRVTVDQPPRPGGSGMSLVRGKNEGNKGTEERKKVTKVVLDSEMDCARSQEDNGLSSQENEEGEERKGKFLGGEQQENEEGEERKGQFLGGEQQENGAEQRASIEVTIYSIEPEDSESPTSQIDRGEKTEVAADGCEGEGDVCEMEGEETDEEDRRTESDSEFDPEAEEEGLRESDSEFDPEEEKPTSRRGRGRGRGRGKGRSRGRQLQQPTGGTGLDESAEDSDGSPSSSPQRDQQDQESFSGAAGELGSGDLVSIRQKFKYSKKHHMVLCPECGVLYTTRLKHHKCEHKFMVRCPDCGQGCASELRLKQHRRLHRQDLKFPCKFCLQSFRTRPDKLTHEKTHRFKRLKGHRCYSCSECPLSFDNILIRNRHLREHESKRHICHTCYKEFNKGHLLERHALSHSDDKPFKCQVCQRAFAQLSQLKSHLRVHTGERPFQCQHCDKSFNHNVSLKNHIRRYHSPDSGLDPDGGTEVGGQGGRRETDGRTGQEGGEVKSRKPRQQVELTFMTEWEMWAGGEGAKRVEEKPRKRKRQCNDDPVFISAHCSKTFL